A portion of the Symphalangus syndactylus isolate Jambi chromosome 13, NHGRI_mSymSyn1-v2.1_pri, whole genome shotgun sequence genome contains these proteins:
- the CCDC159 gene encoding coiled-coil domain-containing protein 159 isoform X14 translates to MGEHEQVKPLETSSSKVKAKTIVMIPDSQKLLRCELESLKSQLQAQTKAFEFLNHSVTMLEKESCLQQIKIQQLEEVLSPTGRQGEKEGHKWGMEQGRQELYGALAQGLQGLEKTLRDSEEVQRARTTRCLQLLAQEIQDSKKFLWEELELVREEVTFIYQKLQAQEDEISENLVNIQKMQKTQVKCRKILTKMKQQGHETTAWPETEEILQGASGCWKDDLQKELSDIWSAVHVLQNSIDGLTMCSGACLRASNLRGHKGHWCLSPPLPFWDSDSDSDQDLSQPPFSKSCRSFPPA, encoded by the exons ATGGGAGAGCATGAACAGGTG AAGCCCTTGGAGACCAGCTCTTCCAAAGTCAAAG CCAAGACCATTGTGATGATTCCCGACTCCCAGAAGCTCCTGCGATGTGAACTTGAGTCGCTCAAGAGCCAGTTACAGGCCCAGACCAAG GCTTTCGAGTTCCTGAACCACTCAGTGACCATGTTGGAGAAGGAGAGCTGCTTGCAGCAAATCAAGATTCAGCAGCTTGAAG AGGTGCTGAGCCCCACAGGTCgccagggagagaaggaggggcaCAAGTGGGGCATGGAGCAGGGCCGGCAGGAGCTGTATGGGGCCCTGGCCCAAGGCCTTCAGGGGCTGGAGAAGACCCTGCGTGACAGTGAGGAGGTGCAGCGGGCCCGCACCACTCGCtgcctgcagctgctggcccaggagaTCCAGGACAG CAAGAAGTTCCTGTGGGAGGAGCTGGAACTGGTGCGGGAGGAGGTGACCTTCATCTATCAGAAGCTGC AGGCACAGGAGGATGAGATCTCAGAGAACCTGGTGAACattcagaaaatgcagaaaacGCAGGTGAAATGCCGCAAA atcCTGACCAAGATGAAGCAGCAGGGTCATGAGACAACTGCCTGGCCAGAGACTGAAGAGATACTGCAGGGAGCCAGTGGCTGCTGGAAGGATGACCTCCAGAAGGAACTGAGTGATATATG GTCTGCTGTGCACGTGCTGCAGAACTCCATAGACGGCCTCACCATGTGCTCGGGGGCCTGTCTCAGGGCCTCGAACCTGAGAG GCCACAAGGGGCACTGGTGCCTGAGCCCTCCACTCCCCTTCTGGGACTCTGACTCCGACTCTGACCAGGACCTCTCCCAGCCACCTTTCAGCAAGAGCTGCCGCTCCTTCCCACCTG CTTGA
- the CCDC159 gene encoding coiled-coil domain-containing protein 159 isoform X5 has translation MGEHEQVVCGPSSDKALECTPHWSRTPEPETLGHPASGDTVRTADSRPGWGSGPPPHEAAPSPSPDLQKECCNDQDVLKRHHNVAKKPLETSSSKVKAKTIVMIPDSQKLLRCELESLKSQLQAQTKAFEFLNHSVTMLEKESCLQQIKIQQLEEVLSPTGRQGEKEGHKWGMEQGRQELYGALAQGLQGLEKTLRDSEEVQRARTTRCLQLLAQEIQDSKKFLWEELELVREEVTFIYQKLQAQEDEISENLVNIQKMQKTQVKCRKILTKMKQQGHETTAWPETEEILQGASGCWKDDLQKELSDIWSAVHVLQNSIDGLTMCSGACLRASNLRGHKGHWCLSPPLPFWDSDSDSDQDLSQPPFSKSCRSFPPGADPPQSPLHPFPS, from the exons ATGGGAGAGCATGAACAGGTGGTATGTG GCCCTTCCTCAGACAAGGCTCTGGAGTGTACACCTCACTGGTCCAGGACCCCAGAGCCAGAGACCTTGGGACACCCTGCTTCTGGGGACACAGTGAGGACTGCAGACAGCAGGCCAGGGTGGGGCTCGGGGCCTCCACCACATGAGGCTGCCCCCTCCCCCAGTCCAGACCTGCAGAAGGAGTGCTGTAATGACCAGGACGTTTTGAAGAGGCATCACAACGTAGCTAAG AAGCCCTTGGAGACCAGCTCTTCCAAAGTCAAAG CCAAGACCATTGTGATGATTCCCGACTCCCAGAAGCTCCTGCGATGTGAACTTGAGTCGCTCAAGAGCCAGTTACAGGCCCAGACCAAG GCTTTCGAGTTCCTGAACCACTCAGTGACCATGTTGGAGAAGGAGAGCTGCTTGCAGCAAATCAAGATTCAGCAGCTTGAAG AGGTGCTGAGCCCCACAGGTCgccagggagagaaggaggggcaCAAGTGGGGCATGGAGCAGGGCCGGCAGGAGCTGTATGGGGCCCTGGCCCAAGGCCTTCAGGGGCTGGAGAAGACCCTGCGTGACAGTGAGGAGGTGCAGCGGGCCCGCACCACTCGCtgcctgcagctgctggcccaggagaTCCAGGACAG CAAGAAGTTCCTGTGGGAGGAGCTGGAACTGGTGCGGGAGGAGGTGACCTTCATCTATCAGAAGCTGC AGGCACAGGAGGATGAGATCTCAGAGAACCTGGTGAACattcagaaaatgcagaaaacGCAGGTGAAATGCCGCAAA atcCTGACCAAGATGAAGCAGCAGGGTCATGAGACAACTGCCTGGCCAGAGACTGAAGAGATACTGCAGGGAGCCAGTGGCTGCTGGAAGGATGACCTCCAGAAGGAACTGAGTGATATATG GTCTGCTGTGCACGTGCTGCAGAACTCCATAGACGGCCTCACCATGTGCTCGGGGGCCTGTCTCAGGGCCTCGAACCTGAGAG GCCACAAGGGGCACTGGTGCCTGAGCCCTCCACTCCCCTTCTGGGACTCTGACTCCGACTCTGACCAGGACCTCTCCCAGCCACCTTTCAGCAAGAGCTGCCGCTCCTTCCCACCTGGTGCAGATCCTCCCCAGTCCCCCCTCCACCCATTTCCCTCCTGA
- the CCDC159 gene encoding coiled-coil domain-containing protein 159 isoform X11 — MGEHEQVKPLETSSSKVKAKTIVMIPDSQKLLRCELESLKSQLQAQTKAFEFLNHSVTMLEKESCLQQIKIQQLEEVLSPTGRQGEKEGHKWGMEQGRQELYGALAQGLQGLEKTLRDSEEVQRARTTRCLQLLAQEIQDSKKFLWEELELVREEVTFIYQKLQAQEDEISENLVNIQKMQKTQVKCRKILTKMKQQGHETTAWPETEEILQGASGCWKDDLQKELSDIWSAVHVLQNSIDGLTMCSGACLRASNLRGHKGHWCLSPPLPFWDSDSDSDQDLSQPPFSKSCRSFPPGADPPQSPLHPFPS; from the exons ATGGGAGAGCATGAACAGGTG AAGCCCTTGGAGACCAGCTCTTCCAAAGTCAAAG CCAAGACCATTGTGATGATTCCCGACTCCCAGAAGCTCCTGCGATGTGAACTTGAGTCGCTCAAGAGCCAGTTACAGGCCCAGACCAAG GCTTTCGAGTTCCTGAACCACTCAGTGACCATGTTGGAGAAGGAGAGCTGCTTGCAGCAAATCAAGATTCAGCAGCTTGAAG AGGTGCTGAGCCCCACAGGTCgccagggagagaaggaggggcaCAAGTGGGGCATGGAGCAGGGCCGGCAGGAGCTGTATGGGGCCCTGGCCCAAGGCCTTCAGGGGCTGGAGAAGACCCTGCGTGACAGTGAGGAGGTGCAGCGGGCCCGCACCACTCGCtgcctgcagctgctggcccaggagaTCCAGGACAG CAAGAAGTTCCTGTGGGAGGAGCTGGAACTGGTGCGGGAGGAGGTGACCTTCATCTATCAGAAGCTGC AGGCACAGGAGGATGAGATCTCAGAGAACCTGGTGAACattcagaaaatgcagaaaacGCAGGTGAAATGCCGCAAA atcCTGACCAAGATGAAGCAGCAGGGTCATGAGACAACTGCCTGGCCAGAGACTGAAGAGATACTGCAGGGAGCCAGTGGCTGCTGGAAGGATGACCTCCAGAAGGAACTGAGTGATATATG GTCTGCTGTGCACGTGCTGCAGAACTCCATAGACGGCCTCACCATGTGCTCGGGGGCCTGTCTCAGGGCCTCGAACCTGAGAG GCCACAAGGGGCACTGGTGCCTGAGCCCTCCACTCCCCTTCTGGGACTCTGACTCCGACTCTGACCAGGACCTCTCCCAGCCACCTTTCAGCAAGAGCTGCCGCTCCTTCCCACCTGGTGCAGATCCTCCCCAGTCCCCCCTCCACCCATTTCCCTCCTGA
- the CCDC159 gene encoding coiled-coil domain-containing protein 159 isoform X13 — protein MGEHEQKPLETSSSKVKAKTIVMIPDSQKLLRCELESLKSQLQAQTKAFEFLNHSVTMLEKESCLQQIKIQQLEEVLSPTGRQGEKEGHKWGMEQGRQELYGALAQGLQGLEKTLRDSEEVQRARTTRCLQLLAQEIQDSKKFLWEELELVREEVTFIYQKLQAQEDEISENLVNIQKMQKTQVKCRKILTKMKQQGHETTAWPETEEILQGASGCWKDDLQKELSDIWSAVHVLQNSIDGLTMCSGACLRASNLRGHKGHWCLSPPLPFWDSDSDSDQDLSQPPFSKSCRSFPPGADPPQSPLHPFPS, from the exons ATGGGAGAGCATGAACAG AAGCCCTTGGAGACCAGCTCTTCCAAAGTCAAAG CCAAGACCATTGTGATGATTCCCGACTCCCAGAAGCTCCTGCGATGTGAACTTGAGTCGCTCAAGAGCCAGTTACAGGCCCAGACCAAG GCTTTCGAGTTCCTGAACCACTCAGTGACCATGTTGGAGAAGGAGAGCTGCTTGCAGCAAATCAAGATTCAGCAGCTTGAAG AGGTGCTGAGCCCCACAGGTCgccagggagagaaggaggggcaCAAGTGGGGCATGGAGCAGGGCCGGCAGGAGCTGTATGGGGCCCTGGCCCAAGGCCTTCAGGGGCTGGAGAAGACCCTGCGTGACAGTGAGGAGGTGCAGCGGGCCCGCACCACTCGCtgcctgcagctgctggcccaggagaTCCAGGACAG CAAGAAGTTCCTGTGGGAGGAGCTGGAACTGGTGCGGGAGGAGGTGACCTTCATCTATCAGAAGCTGC AGGCACAGGAGGATGAGATCTCAGAGAACCTGGTGAACattcagaaaatgcagaaaacGCAGGTGAAATGCCGCAAA atcCTGACCAAGATGAAGCAGCAGGGTCATGAGACAACTGCCTGGCCAGAGACTGAAGAGATACTGCAGGGAGCCAGTGGCTGCTGGAAGGATGACCTCCAGAAGGAACTGAGTGATATATG GTCTGCTGTGCACGTGCTGCAGAACTCCATAGACGGCCTCACCATGTGCTCGGGGGCCTGTCTCAGGGCCTCGAACCTGAGAG GCCACAAGGGGCACTGGTGCCTGAGCCCTCCACTCCCCTTCTGGGACTCTGACTCCGACTCTGACCAGGACCTCTCCCAGCCACCTTTCAGCAAGAGCTGCCGCTCCTTCCCACCTGGTGCAGATCCTCCCCAGTCCCCCCTCCACCCATTTCCCTCCTGA
- the CCDC159 gene encoding coiled-coil domain-containing protein 159 isoform X4: protein MNRCDPLLAGLPQDPDYSVSCLYSPPSPSSVCLPANMKCDKYWGPSSDKALECTPHWSRTPEPETLGHPASGDTVRTADSRPGWGSGPPPHEAAPSPSPDLQKECCNDQDVLKRHHNVAKKPLETSSSKVKAKTIVMIPDSQKLLRCELESLKSQLQAQTKAFEFLNHSVTMLEKESCLQQIKIQQLEEVLSPTGRQGEKEGHKWGMEQGRQELYGALAQGLQGLEKTLRDSEEVQRARTTRCLQLLAQEIQDSKKFLWEELELVREEVTFIYQKLQAQEDEISENLVNIQKMQKTQVKCRKILTKMKQQGHETTAWPETEEILQGASGCWKDDLQKELSDIWSAVHVLQNSIDGLTMCSGACLRASNLRGHKGHWCLSPPLPFWDSDSDSDQDLSQPPFSKSCRSFPPA, encoded by the exons ATGAACAGGTG CGACCCTCTTTTGGCCGGCCTACCCCAGGACCCTGACTACTCTGTGTCCTGCCTCTACTCACCTCCCTCACCCTCCAGCGTGTGTTTGCCTGCTAACATGAAGTGTGACAAGTACTGGG GCCCTTCCTCAGACAAGGCTCTGGAGTGTACACCTCACTGGTCCAGGACCCCAGAGCCAGAGACCTTGGGACACCCTGCTTCTGGGGACACAGTGAGGACTGCAGACAGCAGGCCAGGGTGGGGCTCGGGGCCTCCACCACATGAGGCTGCCCCCTCCCCCAGTCCAGACCTGCAGAAGGAGTGCTGTAATGACCAGGACGTTTTGAAGAGGCATCACAACGTAGCTAAG AAGCCCTTGGAGACCAGCTCTTCCAAAGTCAAAG CCAAGACCATTGTGATGATTCCCGACTCCCAGAAGCTCCTGCGATGTGAACTTGAGTCGCTCAAGAGCCAGTTACAGGCCCAGACCAAG GCTTTCGAGTTCCTGAACCACTCAGTGACCATGTTGGAGAAGGAGAGCTGCTTGCAGCAAATCAAGATTCAGCAGCTTGAAG AGGTGCTGAGCCCCACAGGTCgccagggagagaaggaggggcaCAAGTGGGGCATGGAGCAGGGCCGGCAGGAGCTGTATGGGGCCCTGGCCCAAGGCCTTCAGGGGCTGGAGAAGACCCTGCGTGACAGTGAGGAGGTGCAGCGGGCCCGCACCACTCGCtgcctgcagctgctggcccaggagaTCCAGGACAG CAAGAAGTTCCTGTGGGAGGAGCTGGAACTGGTGCGGGAGGAGGTGACCTTCATCTATCAGAAGCTGC AGGCACAGGAGGATGAGATCTCAGAGAACCTGGTGAACattcagaaaatgcagaaaacGCAGGTGAAATGCCGCAAA atcCTGACCAAGATGAAGCAGCAGGGTCATGAGACAACTGCCTGGCCAGAGACTGAAGAGATACTGCAGGGAGCCAGTGGCTGCTGGAAGGATGACCTCCAGAAGGAACTGAGTGATATATG GTCTGCTGTGCACGTGCTGCAGAACTCCATAGACGGCCTCACCATGTGCTCGGGGGCCTGTCTCAGGGCCTCGAACCTGAGAG GCCACAAGGGGCACTGGTGCCTGAGCCCTCCACTCCCCTTCTGGGACTCTGACTCCGACTCTGACCAGGACCTCTCCCAGCCACCTTTCAGCAAGAGCTGCCGCTCCTTCCCACCTG CTTGA
- the CCDC159 gene encoding coiled-coil domain-containing protein 159 isoform X9 — protein sequence MNSDPLLAGLPQDPDYSVSCLYSPPSPSSVCLPANMKCDKYWGPSSDKALECTPHWSRTPEPETLGHPASGDTVRTADSRPGWGSGPPPHEAAPSPSPDLQKECCNDQDVLKRHHNVAKKPLETSSSKVKAKTIVMIPDSQKLLRCELESLKSQLQAQTKAFEFLNHSVTMLEKESCLQQIKIQQLEEAQEDEISENLVNIQKMQKTQVKCRKILTKMKQQGHETTAWPETEEILQGASGCWKDDLQKELSDIWSAVHVLQNSIDGLTMCSGACLRASNLRGHKGHWCLSPPLPFWDSDSDSDQDLSQPPFSKSCRSFPPA from the exons ATGAACAG CGACCCTCTTTTGGCCGGCCTACCCCAGGACCCTGACTACTCTGTGTCCTGCCTCTACTCACCTCCCTCACCCTCCAGCGTGTGTTTGCCTGCTAACATGAAGTGTGACAAGTACTGGG GCCCTTCCTCAGACAAGGCTCTGGAGTGTACACCTCACTGGTCCAGGACCCCAGAGCCAGAGACCTTGGGACACCCTGCTTCTGGGGACACAGTGAGGACTGCAGACAGCAGGCCAGGGTGGGGCTCGGGGCCTCCACCACATGAGGCTGCCCCCTCCCCCAGTCCAGACCTGCAGAAGGAGTGCTGTAATGACCAGGACGTTTTGAAGAGGCATCACAACGTAGCTAAG AAGCCCTTGGAGACCAGCTCTTCCAAAGTCAAAG CCAAGACCATTGTGATGATTCCCGACTCCCAGAAGCTCCTGCGATGTGAACTTGAGTCGCTCAAGAGCCAGTTACAGGCCCAGACCAAG GCTTTCGAGTTCCTGAACCACTCAGTGACCATGTTGGAGAAGGAGAGCTGCTTGCAGCAAATCAAGATTCAGCAGCTTGAAG AGGCACAGGAGGATGAGATCTCAGAGAACCTGGTGAACattcagaaaatgcagaaaacGCAGGTGAAATGCCGCAAA atcCTGACCAAGATGAAGCAGCAGGGTCATGAGACAACTGCCTGGCCAGAGACTGAAGAGATACTGCAGGGAGCCAGTGGCTGCTGGAAGGATGACCTCCAGAAGGAACTGAGTGATATATG GTCTGCTGTGCACGTGCTGCAGAACTCCATAGACGGCCTCACCATGTGCTCGGGGGCCTGTCTCAGGGCCTCGAACCTGAGAG GCCACAAGGGGCACTGGTGCCTGAGCCCTCCACTCCCCTTCTGGGACTCTGACTCCGACTCTGACCAGGACCTCTCCCAGCCACCTTTCAGCAAGAGCTGCCGCTCCTTCCCACCTG CTTGA
- the CCDC159 gene encoding coiled-coil domain-containing protein 159 isoform X8 encodes MNRCDPLLAGLPQDPDYSVSCLYSPPSPSSVCLPANMKCDKYWGPSSDKALECTPHWSRTPEPETLGHPASGDTVRTADSRPGWGSGPPPHEAAPSPSPDLQKECCNDQDVLKRHHNVAKKPLETSSSKVKAKTIVMIPDSQKLLRCELESLKSQLQAQTKAFEFLNHSVTMLEKESCLQQIKIQQLEEAQEDEISENLVNIQKMQKTQVKCRKILTKMKQQGHETTAWPETEEILQGASGCWKDDLQKELSDIWSAVHVLQNSIDGLTMCSGACLRASNLRGHKGHWCLSPPLPFWDSDSDSDQDLSQPPFSKSCRSFPPGADPPQSPLHPFPS; translated from the exons ATGAACAGGTG CGACCCTCTTTTGGCCGGCCTACCCCAGGACCCTGACTACTCTGTGTCCTGCCTCTACTCACCTCCCTCACCCTCCAGCGTGTGTTTGCCTGCTAACATGAAGTGTGACAAGTACTGGG GCCCTTCCTCAGACAAGGCTCTGGAGTGTACACCTCACTGGTCCAGGACCCCAGAGCCAGAGACCTTGGGACACCCTGCTTCTGGGGACACAGTGAGGACTGCAGACAGCAGGCCAGGGTGGGGCTCGGGGCCTCCACCACATGAGGCTGCCCCCTCCCCCAGTCCAGACCTGCAGAAGGAGTGCTGTAATGACCAGGACGTTTTGAAGAGGCATCACAACGTAGCTAAG AAGCCCTTGGAGACCAGCTCTTCCAAAGTCAAAG CCAAGACCATTGTGATGATTCCCGACTCCCAGAAGCTCCTGCGATGTGAACTTGAGTCGCTCAAGAGCCAGTTACAGGCCCAGACCAAG GCTTTCGAGTTCCTGAACCACTCAGTGACCATGTTGGAGAAGGAGAGCTGCTTGCAGCAAATCAAGATTCAGCAGCTTGAAG AGGCACAGGAGGATGAGATCTCAGAGAACCTGGTGAACattcagaaaatgcagaaaacGCAGGTGAAATGCCGCAAA atcCTGACCAAGATGAAGCAGCAGGGTCATGAGACAACTGCCTGGCCAGAGACTGAAGAGATACTGCAGGGAGCCAGTGGCTGCTGGAAGGATGACCTCCAGAAGGAACTGAGTGATATATG GTCTGCTGTGCACGTGCTGCAGAACTCCATAGACGGCCTCACCATGTGCTCGGGGGCCTGTCTCAGGGCCTCGAACCTGAGAG GCCACAAGGGGCACTGGTGCCTGAGCCCTCCACTCCCCTTCTGGGACTCTGACTCCGACTCTGACCAGGACCTCTCCCAGCCACCTTTCAGCAAGAGCTGCCGCTCCTTCCCACCTGGTGCAGATCCTCCCCAGTCCCCCCTCCACCCATTTCCCTCCTGA
- the CCDC159 gene encoding coiled-coil domain-containing protein 159 isoform X12, producing the protein MNRWYVKPLETSSSKVKAKTIVMIPDSQKLLRCELESLKSQLQAQTKAFEFLNHSVTMLEKESCLQQIKIQQLEEVLSPTGRQGEKEGHKWGMEQGRQELYGALAQGLQGLEKTLRDSEEVQRARTTRCLQLLAQEIQDSKKFLWEELELVREEVTFIYQKLQAQEDEISENLVNIQKMQKTQVKCRKILTKMKQQGHETTAWPETEEILQGASGCWKDDLQKELSDIWSAVHVLQNSIDGLTMCSGACLRASNLRGHKGHWCLSPPLPFWDSDSDSDQDLSQPPFSKSCRSFPPGADPPQSPLHPFPS; encoded by the exons ATGAACAGGTGGTATGTG AAGCCCTTGGAGACCAGCTCTTCCAAAGTCAAAG CCAAGACCATTGTGATGATTCCCGACTCCCAGAAGCTCCTGCGATGTGAACTTGAGTCGCTCAAGAGCCAGTTACAGGCCCAGACCAAG GCTTTCGAGTTCCTGAACCACTCAGTGACCATGTTGGAGAAGGAGAGCTGCTTGCAGCAAATCAAGATTCAGCAGCTTGAAG AGGTGCTGAGCCCCACAGGTCgccagggagagaaggaggggcaCAAGTGGGGCATGGAGCAGGGCCGGCAGGAGCTGTATGGGGCCCTGGCCCAAGGCCTTCAGGGGCTGGAGAAGACCCTGCGTGACAGTGAGGAGGTGCAGCGGGCCCGCACCACTCGCtgcctgcagctgctggcccaggagaTCCAGGACAG CAAGAAGTTCCTGTGGGAGGAGCTGGAACTGGTGCGGGAGGAGGTGACCTTCATCTATCAGAAGCTGC AGGCACAGGAGGATGAGATCTCAGAGAACCTGGTGAACattcagaaaatgcagaaaacGCAGGTGAAATGCCGCAAA atcCTGACCAAGATGAAGCAGCAGGGTCATGAGACAACTGCCTGGCCAGAGACTGAAGAGATACTGCAGGGAGCCAGTGGCTGCTGGAAGGATGACCTCCAGAAGGAACTGAGTGATATATG GTCTGCTGTGCACGTGCTGCAGAACTCCATAGACGGCCTCACCATGTGCTCGGGGGCCTGTCTCAGGGCCTCGAACCTGAGAG GCCACAAGGGGCACTGGTGCCTGAGCCCTCCACTCCCCTTCTGGGACTCTGACTCCGACTCTGACCAGGACCTCTCCCAGCCACCTTTCAGCAAGAGCTGCCGCTCCTTCCCACCTGGTGCAGATCCTCCCCAGTCCCCCCTCCACCCATTTCCCTCCTGA
- the CCDC159 gene encoding coiled-coil domain-containing protein 159 isoform X1, with the protein MNRCDPLLAGLPQDPDYSVSCLYSPPSPSSVCLPANMKCDKYWGPSSDKALECTPHWSRTPEPETLGHPASGDTVRTADSRPGWGSGPPPHEAAPSPSPDLQKECCNDQDVLKRHHNVAKKPLETSSSKVKAKTIVMIPDSQKLLRCELESLKSQLQAQTKAFEFLNHSVTMLEKESCLQQIKIQQLEEVLSPTGRQGEKEGHKWGMEQGRQELYGALAQGLQGLEKTLRDSEEVQRARTTRCLQLLAQEIQDSKKFLWEELELVREEVTFIYQKLQAQEDEISENLVNIQKMQKTQVKCRKILTKMKQQGHETTAWPETEEILQGASGCWKDDLQKELSDIWSAVHVLQNSIDGLTMCSGACLRASNLRGHKGHWCLSPPLPFWDSDSDSDQDLSQPPFSKSCRSFPPGADPPQSPLHPFPS; encoded by the exons ATGAACAGGTG CGACCCTCTTTTGGCCGGCCTACCCCAGGACCCTGACTACTCTGTGTCCTGCCTCTACTCACCTCCCTCACCCTCCAGCGTGTGTTTGCCTGCTAACATGAAGTGTGACAAGTACTGGG GCCCTTCCTCAGACAAGGCTCTGGAGTGTACACCTCACTGGTCCAGGACCCCAGAGCCAGAGACCTTGGGACACCCTGCTTCTGGGGACACAGTGAGGACTGCAGACAGCAGGCCAGGGTGGGGCTCGGGGCCTCCACCACATGAGGCTGCCCCCTCCCCCAGTCCAGACCTGCAGAAGGAGTGCTGTAATGACCAGGACGTTTTGAAGAGGCATCACAACGTAGCTAAG AAGCCCTTGGAGACCAGCTCTTCCAAAGTCAAAG CCAAGACCATTGTGATGATTCCCGACTCCCAGAAGCTCCTGCGATGTGAACTTGAGTCGCTCAAGAGCCAGTTACAGGCCCAGACCAAG GCTTTCGAGTTCCTGAACCACTCAGTGACCATGTTGGAGAAGGAGAGCTGCTTGCAGCAAATCAAGATTCAGCAGCTTGAAG AGGTGCTGAGCCCCACAGGTCgccagggagagaaggaggggcaCAAGTGGGGCATGGAGCAGGGCCGGCAGGAGCTGTATGGGGCCCTGGCCCAAGGCCTTCAGGGGCTGGAGAAGACCCTGCGTGACAGTGAGGAGGTGCAGCGGGCCCGCACCACTCGCtgcctgcagctgctggcccaggagaTCCAGGACAG CAAGAAGTTCCTGTGGGAGGAGCTGGAACTGGTGCGGGAGGAGGTGACCTTCATCTATCAGAAGCTGC AGGCACAGGAGGATGAGATCTCAGAGAACCTGGTGAACattcagaaaatgcagaaaacGCAGGTGAAATGCCGCAAA atcCTGACCAAGATGAAGCAGCAGGGTCATGAGACAACTGCCTGGCCAGAGACTGAAGAGATACTGCAGGGAGCCAGTGGCTGCTGGAAGGATGACCTCCAGAAGGAACTGAGTGATATATG GTCTGCTGTGCACGTGCTGCAGAACTCCATAGACGGCCTCACCATGTGCTCGGGGGCCTGTCTCAGGGCCTCGAACCTGAGAG GCCACAAGGGGCACTGGTGCCTGAGCCCTCCACTCCCCTTCTGGGACTCTGACTCCGACTCTGACCAGGACCTCTCCCAGCCACCTTTCAGCAAGAGCTGCCGCTCCTTCCCACCTGGTGCAGATCCTCCCCAGTCCCCCCTCCACCCATTTCCCTCCTGA
- the CCDC159 gene encoding coiled-coil domain-containing protein 159 isoform X7, translating into MNRCDPLLAGLPQDPDYSVSCLYSPPSPSSVCLPANMKCDKYWGPSSDKALECTPHWSRTPEPETLGHPASGDTVRTADSRPGWGSGPPPHEAAPSPSPDLQKECCNDQDVLKRHHNVAKKPLETSSSKVKAKTIVMIPDSQKLLRCELESLKSQLQAQTKAFEFLNHSVTMLEKESCLQQIKIQQLEEVLSPTGRQGEKEGHKWGMEQGRQELYGALAQGLQGLEKTLRDSEEVQRARTTRCLQLLAQEIQDSKKFLWEELELVREEVTFIYQKLQAQEDEISENLVNIQKMQKTQVKCRKILTKMKQQGHETTAWPETEEILQGASGCWKDDLQKELSDICLSSRDCSP; encoded by the exons ATGAACAGGTG CGACCCTCTTTTGGCCGGCCTACCCCAGGACCCTGACTACTCTGTGTCCTGCCTCTACTCACCTCCCTCACCCTCCAGCGTGTGTTTGCCTGCTAACATGAAGTGTGACAAGTACTGGG GCCCTTCCTCAGACAAGGCTCTGGAGTGTACACCTCACTGGTCCAGGACCCCAGAGCCAGAGACCTTGGGACACCCTGCTTCTGGGGACACAGTGAGGACTGCAGACAGCAGGCCAGGGTGGGGCTCGGGGCCTCCACCACATGAGGCTGCCCCCTCCCCCAGTCCAGACCTGCAGAAGGAGTGCTGTAATGACCAGGACGTTTTGAAGAGGCATCACAACGTAGCTAAG AAGCCCTTGGAGACCAGCTCTTCCAAAGTCAAAG CCAAGACCATTGTGATGATTCCCGACTCCCAGAAGCTCCTGCGATGTGAACTTGAGTCGCTCAAGAGCCAGTTACAGGCCCAGACCAAG GCTTTCGAGTTCCTGAACCACTCAGTGACCATGTTGGAGAAGGAGAGCTGCTTGCAGCAAATCAAGATTCAGCAGCTTGAAG AGGTGCTGAGCCCCACAGGTCgccagggagagaaggaggggcaCAAGTGGGGCATGGAGCAGGGCCGGCAGGAGCTGTATGGGGCCCTGGCCCAAGGCCTTCAGGGGCTGGAGAAGACCCTGCGTGACAGTGAGGAGGTGCAGCGGGCCCGCACCACTCGCtgcctgcagctgctggcccaggagaTCCAGGACAG CAAGAAGTTCCTGTGGGAGGAGCTGGAACTGGTGCGGGAGGAGGTGACCTTCATCTATCAGAAGCTGC AGGCACAGGAGGATGAGATCTCAGAGAACCTGGTGAACattcagaaaatgcagaaaacGCAGGTGAAATGCCGCAAA atcCTGACCAAGATGAAGCAGCAGGGTCATGAGACAACTGCCTGGCCAGAGACTGAAGAGATACTGCAGGGAGCCAGTGGCTGCTGGAAGGATGACCTCCAGAAGGAACTGAGTGATATATG CTTGAGCAGCCGGGACTGCTCTCCCTGA